One window from the genome of Nicotiana tomentosiformis chromosome 5, ASM39032v3, whole genome shotgun sequence encodes:
- the LOC138892121 gene encoding uncharacterized protein: protein MNFIDPIPVGMHNQPAYCAHVEEETDGNPWFHDIKEYLAKGEIKHKNSTAYMPQMNRAVEAANKNIKKILRKMNRMSRAFNKRVRPRQFTLGQLVLKQIFLHQDEAKGNFSPNWKGPYMVHRVLAGGALILTEMDGEVWPKPINSDAVKRYFV, encoded by the exons atgaatttcatcgatcctattccAGTAGGGATGCACaatcagccagcttattgtgctcatgttgaagaagaaactgaTGGGAATCCGTGgtttcatgacatcaaagaatacttggcaaaaggaga gatcaagcataagaattccacagcatacatgccaCAAATGAATAGAGCTGTGGAAGCCgctaataagaacatcaagaagatattaaggaagatg aacagaatgtcTAGAGCTTTTAACAAAAGGGTcaggcctagacaattcacacTGGGGCAGCTGGTGTTGAAGCAGATCTTcctgcatcaagatgaagccaaagggaattTTTCACCCAATTGGAAAGGACCCTACATGGTTCATAGAGTACTAGCAGGAGGAGCGCTCATACTCACAGAGATGGacggagaagtttggccaaaacctatcaactcagacgcagtcaagagatactttgtttag
- the LOC104110622 gene encoding cytochrome P450 CYP73A100-like yields MAKLLNNTIFCILFSIVFLSFAKLLSSYLSIPFPLEYISLIVLLLPLIINFLCVKPQNNLPPGPTAVPIFGNWLQVGNDLNHQLLATMSQTYGPIFLLKLGSKNLAVVSNPELANQVLHTQGVEFGSRPRNVVFDIFTGNGQDMVFTIYGDHWRKMRRIMTLPFFTNKVVHQYSDMWENEMDLVVDDLKKNEKVKYDGIVIRKRLQLMLYNIMYRMMFDAKFESQDDPLFIEATKFNSERSRLAQSFDYNYGDFIPLLRPFLKGYLNKCKDLQTRRLAFFNNYFVGKRRKIMGENGEKHKICCAIDHIIDAEMKGEISEQNVLYIVENINVAAIETTLWSMEWAIAELVNHPIVQQKIRDEISTVLKGKSVKESNLHELPYLLATVNETLRLHTPIPLLVPHMNLEEAKLGGYTIPKETKVVVNAWWLANNPAWWKNQNEFRPERFLEEDSSTEAAVAGGKVDFRYLPFGMGRRSCPGIILALPILGLVIAKLVSNFEMQAPPGVGKVDTSEKGGQFSLHIAKHSTVVFKPIAA; encoded by the exons ATGGCCAAACTTCTCAACAACACCATCTTTTGCATTCTCTTttcaattgtatttctttcatttGCCAAATTACTATCCTCCTACCTCTCTATACCTTTCCCTCTTGAGTACATTTCACTTATTGTCCTTTTACTTCCCCTAATAATCAACTTCCTCTGTGTTAAGCCCCAAAACAACCTCCCACCTGGTCCAACAGCAGTCCCAATTTTTGGTAATTGGCTTCAAGTTGGCAATGACTTGAACCATCAACTCCTTGCCACCATGTCACAAACCTATGGTCCTATATTTTTACTCAAACTTGGTTCAAAAAACCTAGCTGTGGTATCGAACCCTGAGCTAGCTAACCAAGTTCTACACACGCAAGGGGTCGAGTTTGGGTCCCGTCCACGTAACGTTGTCTTTGATATATTTACTGGTAATGGACAAGACATGGTGTTCACCATTTATGGTGACCATTGGCGAAAAATGAGGCGTATTATGACGCTTCCATTTTTCACTAACAAAGTGGTGCACCAATATAGTGATATGTGGGAGAATGAGATGGACCTAGTTGTTGATGACTTGAAGAAGAATGAAAAAGTGAAATATGACGGAATTGTGATTAGGAAACGATTGCAGCTGATGCTATATAACATTATGTATCGAATGATGTTTGATGCCAAGTTTGAGTCCCAAGATGATCCTTTGTTCATTGAGGCAACAAAGTTTAATTCAGAGAGAAGCAGATTAGCTCAGAGCTTTGACTACAATTATGGTGATTTTATCCCTTTGCTTAGACCATTCTTGAAAGGGTACCTTAACAAGTGCAAAGACTTACAAACAAGGAGACTTGCATTCTTCAACAATTATTTTGTAGGGAAAAGAAG GAAAATAATGGGTGAAAATGGAGAAAAACACAAGATATGTTGTGCTATTGATCACATTATAGATGCTGAAATGAAAGGAGAAATAAGTGAGCAAAATGTACTCTATATTGTGGAGAATATCAATGTTGCAGCAATTGAAACAACTCTATGGTCCATGGAATGGGCCATAGCTGAGCTTGTAAATCATCCCATTGTTCAACAGAAGATTAGGGATGAAATCTCAACAGTCCTCAAAGGAAAGTCAGTCAAAGAATCAAACCTACATGAGCTGCCTTACTTGCTAGCAACAGTAAATGAAACATTAAGACTCCACACACCAATACCTTTACTTGTACCACATATGAACCTTGAAGAAGCAAAGCTAGGTGGTTACACTATTCCTAAAGAAACTAAGGTGGTTGTGAATGCATGGTGGCTGGCTAACAACCCTGCCTGGTGGAAAAACCAGAACGAATTCCGGCCCGAGCGGTTTCTCGAGGAGGATAGTAGCACAGAGGCAGCTGTTGCTGGTGGCAAGGTTGATTTCAGGTACTTGCCCTTCGGTATGGGGAGGCGGAGCTGCCCCGGAATCATCCTTGCACTGCCAATTCTGGGGCTTGTCATAGCCAAACTGGTGTCAAATTTTGAAATGCAGGCTCCTCCAGGTGTAGGAAAAGTTGATACAAGTGAGAAAGGAGGGCAGTTTAGCTTGCACATTGCAAAACATTCCACGGTTGTCTTCAAGCCTATTGCTGCATAA